One region of Emys orbicularis isolate rEmyOrb1 chromosome 4, rEmyOrb1.hap1, whole genome shotgun sequence genomic DNA includes:
- the LOC135877110 gene encoding olfactory receptor 5AR1-like — MAERNHTAVTEFVLVGFTQDSKLQVILLVLFLLIYLLILVENLTLVTLIRTDSRLHTPMYFFISNLALLNVGCATIITSSILITLVSATKFILFSGCALQFFFLCIALSCECYLLGVMAYDRFMAICNPLLYTIIMSKRFCVLLVLGSYLVGCVNAIVQTIFIFRLSFCNSNIINHFFCDVPPLLKLSCSDTRIADIVHFTCTAVVVTPTILIILISYIYILVAILRINSAMGQRKAFSTCASHLAAITIFYGTGSFMYLRPSSKYLMDQDKIISLFYTLVIPMLNPLIYSLRNMEVKKAFMRMLDRKIDSH; from the coding sequence ATGGCGGAGAGGAATCACACCGCAGTGACTGAGTTCGTCTTGGTGGGATTCACACAAGACTCAAAGCTGCAGGTCATTCTCCTTGTGTTGTTTCTGTTGATCTACCTGCTGATCCTAGTGGAGAACCTCACCTTGGTCACCTTAATCAGGACTGACTCCCggcttcacacccccatgtactttttcatCAGCAACCTGGCCCTCTTAAATGTCGGATGCGCCACCATTATCACTTCCAGCATACTGATTACTTTAGTATCAGCAACAAAATTCATTTTGTTCTCTGGGTGTGCTCTGCAATTCTTCTTCCTATGCATCGCATTGTCCTGTGAATGCTACCTCTTGGGTGTCATGGCATACGATCGCTTCATGGCCATCTGCAACCCATTGCTCTACACCATCATCATGTCCAAGCGGTTTTGTGTGCTGCTGGTGCTGGGATCGTACCTAGTGGGCTGCGTGAATGCAATTGTTCAAACTATATTTATATTCCGTTTGTCCTTCTGCAACTCAAACATCatcaaccatttcttctgtgacgTGCCCCCCCTCCTGAAGTTGTCCTGTTCTGACACCCGCATCGCAGACATTGTTCATTTTACCTGTACCGCTGTGGTGGTAACACCTACTATCTTGATCATCCTCATCTCCTACATATACATTCTGGTCGCTATCCTAAGGATCAACTCTGCCATGGGCCAacgcaaagccttctccacctgcgccTCCCACCTGGCAGCCATCACCATCTTCTACGGAACAGGCTCTTTCATGTATTTACGGCCCAGTTCAAAGTACCTCATGGATCAGGACAAaatcatttctttgttttataccctGGTGATCCCCATGTtgaaccccctgatctacagcctgaggaacatgGAGGTGAAAAAGGCCTTTATGAGGATGTTAGACAGGAAGATTGATTCTCACTGA